DNA sequence from the Bradyrhizobium diazoefficiens genome:
GGCACGGACCGGCGCCAGGCAGCGCGGCTGATGCAACGGCGCCAGCGGCGTGAGTGCCTCCAGCTTCCTGTAGACCTCTTCACTCAGTTGAACCGGACCGGAATAGTCTTGCCCGCCATGAACGATGCGGTGACCGACGGCGCGCAGGCAGCCCTCGCCAAAGCGGTCCTCGATAAAGGCGAGCACGTCGGCGAACAGATGATCGCCGTCGGCATCCGATCCCTCCCTCTGCTTCTCGAACAGCGTCTCGCCCGAGGGACTCTTTGCCACAAGCCGCGGCTTCGTCTCGTGCTCGTCGAGCAGGCCGTTGCAGAGCAGGGCAGGCCCGCTGGGCGCGATCTCGAACAAGCCGAACTTGATGCTCGACGAGCCCGAGTTGAGGACGAGGACCGTGTCGGACATGGCCGCCTTCAGTCGCCAGCTTCGGCCGGCGTGTTGCCACCGGCACTGTTCTGCCAGACCCATTTTTGGATTTCCGGCATGTCCTCGCCATGCTCGCGCACGTAACGCGAATGTTCGATCAGCTTGTCGCGGAACTGCTGCTTCACCTGCGCGGCCTTGGTCGCGAGATCAGGCACGCGTTCGATCGCCTCGATCGCGAGATGGTAACGGTCGAGCCCGTTGAGCACGACCATGTCGAACGGCGTCGTCGTGGTGCCTTCCTCGGCAAAGCCACGCACATGCATGCCGATATGATTGGTGCGGTTATAGGTGAGACGATGGATGAGGTGGGGATAGCCGTGATAGGCGAAAATGACAGGCTTGTCCGATGTGAACAGGCTGTCGAAGTCGCGATCGCTCAGGCCATGCGGATGCTGGTCGTTCGGCTGCAGCGTCATGAGGTCGACGACGTTGACGACACGGATCTTGAGGTCCGGCAGCGTCTTGCGCAGCAGGTCGACGGCAGCGAGTGTCTCCAGCGTCGGCACGTCGCCGGCGCAGGCCATCACCACGTCGGGCTCGCCGGTCGTGCCTTCCGTGCCGGCCCAGGTCCAGATGCCGATGCCGGCATCGCAATGCGTCGCGGCCTCCTGCATCGACAGCCATTGCGGCGCCGGCTGCTTGCCGGCGACGATGACGTTGATACGGCTATAGGTGCGCAGGCAATGGTCGGCGATCCACAGCAGCGTGTTGGCGTCTGGCGGCAAGTAGATGCGGACGATATCGGCCTTCTTGTTGGCGACGAGATCGACGAAGCCGGGATCCTGATGGCTGAAACCGTTATGGTCTTGCCGCCAGACATGCGAGGTGAGGAGATAGTTGAGCGAGGCGATCGGCCGCCGCCAAGGCAAGTGTCGCGTCACCTTCAGCCATTTGGCGTGCTGGTTGAACATGGAATCCACGATGTGGATGAAGGCCTCGTAGCAGGAGAACAAGCCGTACCGTCCGGTGAGCAGATATCCCTCCAGCCAGCCTTGGCAGAGATGCTCGCTCAGCACCTCCATGACGCGGCCGTCCTGCGCGAGATGGACATCGAAAGATTCGGTCGGCTCCATCCAGACCCGTTCGGTCGCCTCGAACACCGCGTCTAACCGGTTTGACGCCGTCTCGTCCGGGCCCATGATGCGGAAGTTTCGCTGTTGCGCATTGAGGCGGATGACGTCGCGCAAGAACTTGCCGAGCTCGCGCGTCGCTTCGCCGGTGACAGCGCCGGGCTGCGGCACCTCGACGGCGAAACTGCGGAAGTCCGGCAGCTTCAGCTCCTTCTTCAGCAGCCCGCCATTGGCGTGCGGATTGGCGCCCATGCGCCTATTACCTTCGGGCGCGAGAGCTTGCAGCTCCGGAATGAGCGCGCCGCTTTTGTCGAAGAGCTTTTCCGGCTCGTAGCTGCGCATCCAGTCTTCGAGAATCTTTAAGTGCGCCGGATTCTCGCGGCAGTTCGCAATGGGCACCTGATGCGCGCGCCAAAAGCCCTCGACCTTCTTGCCGTCGACTTCCTTCGGGCCGGTCCAGCCCTTCGGGCTGCGCAGCACGATCATCGGCCAGCGCGGCCGCTCGATCGTTTTGCGTCCGTCGCGGGCGTGCTGCTGGATCGAGCGGATGCTGGCAAGTGCGACGTCCAGCGCATCCGCCATGGCGCGGTGCATCAATTTGGGATGGTCGCCCTCGACGAACAGCGGCTCGTGACCGAAGCCGCGAAAGAGGTCGCGGATCTCGCTGTCAGGCATCCGGCCGAGCACGGTCGGGTTGGCGATCTTGTAGCCGTTGAGATGCAGGATCGGCAGCACCGCGCCGTCATGCGCTGGATTGAGGAACTTGTTGGACTGCCACGACGCCGCGAGCGGGCCGGTTTCGGCCTCGCCGTCGCCGACGACACAGGCGACGGTCAGGTCGGGATTATCGAACGCCGCGCCATAGGCGTGCACCAGCGCGTAGCCGAGTTCGCCACCCTCGTGGATCGAGCCAGGTGTTTCCGGCGCCGCGTGGCTCGGAATGCCGCCGGGAAAGGAGAACTGCCTGAAAAGTTTTCGCAATCCGTCGGCGTCGCGCGCGATATCAGGATAGATCTCGCTGTAGCTGCCTTCGAGGTAAGTGTTGGCGACCATGCCTGGGCCGCCATGGCCGGGACCGCAGACATAGATCACGTCGAGGTCCAGCGCGCGGATCACGCGGTTGAGGTGGGCGTAGATGAAGTTCAATCCGGGCGTCGTGCCCCAATGGCCGAGCAAACGCGGCTTGATGTGCTTGGGCTGCAGCGGCTCGCGCAGCAGCGGGTTGTCGAGCAGATAGATCTGCCCGACAGAGAGATAATTCGCGGCGCGCCAATAGCGATCGAGGAGATCGAGGTCAGTGCTCGCCGTGCGCGATTGTTGTTGATTTGTCATATTCCTGCCGACCTTCACCAGGGATCGTCACCAACCGGGTTCCGGCGAGATCGATCCCAAGCGGGATCGCGGTCACACGGTGTTGCGTGAGGCCAACGGTTCGCGCGCGAAGGTTGGGCAGCGCTACTGTGCATGGGGTTGTTTTCGCGTTTTTCATTCTTGTTCTTGATTTGTTCCGATTGCGTGCTATCTTGGCTGCATGAGTCCAGCATCTTCTTCTGCTCTCAAGCACCCGCCGGTCACGGCGCCCTCCGAGCCGGCGGGTGCGCCTTCTGATTTCCCCGAGCTTGGTGTCGCGATCGACCGCGCGCGAAGGCACGGGCGCGGCGCGCAGTCCAACGCCAGCGGCCGCTTTGAAGCCGAGGCGCGCGTCGCCTTCGACGATGGCTGGCAGAGCCTGGAAGATCTGCCGCCGTTCAAGACGAATGTCAGCGTCGACACCTCGCGCAAGGTGATCACCCGCAACGATTCCCCCGACATTGGCTTCGATCGCTCGATCAATCCCTATCGCGGCTGCGAGCACGGCTGCGTCTATTGCTTCGCGCGGCCGACGCATGCCTATCTCGGCTTGTCGCCGGGGCTCGACTTCGAGTCGAAGCTGTTCGTGAAGCCCGAGGCCCCGGCGCTGCTCGAGAAGGAGCTTGCGGCCGCCGGCTACGAGCCGCGGATGATCGCGATCGGCACCAACACGGACCCCTATCAGCCGATCGAGCGTGAGCGCAAGATCATGCGCGGCATTCTCGAGGTGTTGGAGCGCACCGGCCATCCTGTCGGCATCGTCACCAAGTCCGCGCTGGTGGTGCGCGACGTCGACATTCTCGCGCGCATGGCCAAGCGCAATCTCGCCAAAGTCGCGATCTCAGTCACCTCGCTCGACCCAAAACTCGCGCGTACCATGGAGCCGCGCGCCTCGACGCCGCCGAAGCGGCTGGAGGCGCTGAAGCAGCTTTCGGAGGCCGGCATTCCGACCACCGTGATGGTCGCGCCCGTGATCCCAGCGCTGAACGATGCAGAGATCGAGCGCATCCTCGATGCGGCTGCCCATGCCGGCGTCAGGGAAGCCTCCTACGTGCTGCTGCGGCTGCCGCTGGAGGTGCGCGATCTCTTCCGCGAATGGCTGATGGCGAATTATCCGGATCGCTACCGCCACGTCTTCACCCTGATCCGCGACATGCGCGGCGGCCGCGACTACGATGCGAAATGGGGCGAGCGGATGAAGGGCACGGGACCGATGGCCTGGACCATCGGCCGCCGTTTCGAGATCGCCTGCGACCGGCTCGGGCTCAACAAGCGCCGGTCGAAGCTGACCACGGATCACTTTGCCCGGCCAAAGAAGAACGGCGATCAGCTCAGCCTGTTTTGAGGTGTTCCAGAGGGAGGTTGCGAGTGGAACGACAGGTGCCGCATCTCGGTGTCGTCTTGGACAAGCGCAGATCGGGGACGACGGCAGAGGAGTGGCGGGCTGAATAGCGGGAATTATCCACGGTTCCAGGTTGCGCTGGCCGGGCTGCTTGCGCACGATCCGGCCATGATTCGGGACAAGTCCGCCAGCAAGCCGGCCAAAGACGCGCCGCAGGAGGCAGTTGCCAAGAAGGCTCTGCCTGCGAAACCGCCAAGCTTCCGCCGCGAGCGCGCGCTGATCAAGCGCGGCGTCTGGCCGGTCGCAGGCTGCGACGAGGCGGGCCGCGGGCCGCTCGCCGGTCCGGTGGTTGCGGCCGCGGTGATTCTCGATCCTGACCGCATTCCGCGCGGCATCGACGATTCCAAGCGGCTGACCGCGGAGGAGCGTGAAAGGCTGTTCGACAGGATCTGCGCCACCGCGCAGGTCTCGGTCGTCGTCGCCTCACGCGCCCGGATCGACCGCGACAACATTTTGCGTGCCTCGCTCTGGGCGCTGAAGCGCGCGGTGGTCGCATTGCCCGAGCCGCCGAAGCACGTTTTCGTCGACGGCCGCGACCGCCTCGACACCGCCTGCGACTGCGAGGCCGTGATCGGTGGCGACGGCATCGTGCTGTCGATCGCTGCCGCCTCCATCGTCGCCAAGGTGACGCGCGACCGGCTGATGTGCGCGCTGGCGCAGGACTGCCCCGGCTACGGCTTCGAGCAGCACAAGGGCTACAGCGTCCCCGAGCATCTCGATGCGCTCGACCGCCTCGGCCCCACCGTCCACCACCGTAGCTTCTTCGCCCCGGTCGCCGCCGCCCGCGCCAAGCACATGCCTTGGACGGTCGAGCCGGCGCGGGATCTGTTCGCGGTCACCGAGGTCGAACTGCAACTGGAGGCGACCGTGGACATCGATGCTTCAACGGGCCTCTAGGGTAGACTGTCGTTGCCACAACGCGTGGCGCCCCTTATCAAAACAGATATGAGCGAATAGGGCCGGCTGGACGGGTTGGCTGCATCTTGCGGGCGTTGCATGCGGTTTACCTCCCTGGTCATCGAGCTCATCCGCGCCCGGCCGCGGCTGATCGTCTGGATTGCCGTGCTCGCGCAGGCCGCGATGTGGCTGCTGGTGGCGCTGTTGTTCTACAGCAGCCCGCCCGGTAGCCTTGCGACCTTGCTGGCGTTCGGCCGCGAATATCAGGTCGGCACTGATCTCGGGCCGCCGCTGTCGCTCTGGCTCGCCGACATCGCCTATCGCGCCGCGGGCGGCCACATGTTCGGCGTTTACGTGCTGGCCGAGCTCTGCGAGGTCGCGACCTTCATCGCGCTCTATCACCTGGCGCGCGCCGTGGTCGGCTCTCAGCAGGCGGTGCTCGCCGTGCTCTTGACCATGACGGGGCTGGCCTTCTCCTCGTCGGCGCTCGATTTCGGCCCGCTGATCCTGGCGCGGCCATTGTGGGCGCTGCTGCTGCTGCATTCCTGGCAGATCATCGGCCAGCGCCGCGGCAATGCCTGGTTCGCCTGGTCGATCGAGGCCGGCCTGCTGCTCCTGACCACCCCGGCCGCGATCTTCCTGCTCGCGCTGCTCGTCATTTTCGCTATCTCGACCGCCGGCGGCCGCCGGACGTTGCGCGCGCTCGATCCGCTGTTCGCGCTCGTCGTCGTCGCCGTGCTGGCGCTGCCCTATGCGGTCTGGCTGATGCGCGCGGAGAGCCTTGTGCTACCGGCTTTGCCGCAGATTGCGGATCTCGGCGCCCGTGCGATCCACGCCGTCTGGCTGCTCGGCGGCCTCGTGCTCGGTGCAGTGGCGATCCCGGTGCTGAGCTTCCTCAACACACCCCTGTTCGCCGGCAAGAGCGAGGAGGCGCCGATCATCTACCGGCCTCCGGTCGAACCGCTCGCGCGCAACTTCGTCTATTTCTTCGCGCTCGCGCCGGCACTCGGTGCGGTCCTGATCTCCGGCCTGTTCGGGCTCGACGTCGTCGTCGGCGGTGCCGGCGTCGTGCTGGTCATGTCGGGCCTTGCTATGGTCGTCATAGCCGGCGATCTCATCGCGATGCGCCGCGCCCGAATGCTTCGCACGGTGTGGATAGCGGCCATCGTGGCACCCGCCGCCGGCGTCGTGCTAGCCGTGCTGTTCCTGCCCTGGAGCGGCTCCGGCGAGATCGCGACCTCGATGCCGGCCCGTGCGATCTCGGATTTTTTCGACGAAAGCTTTGCCCGCCGCACCAACCATCGCCTGCGCGCGGTCGCAGGTGAAACCCAGCTTGCGAGCCTGATCACGCTGCACTCCGGCCGGCCCCATCTGTTCATCGATGCCGATCCTGCGCGCACGCCGTGGATGTCACAGGCCAAATTCAGCGAGAGCGGCGGTGTCGTGGTCTGGCGTGCTTCCGATACCGCCGGCACCCCGCCGCCCGAGATCCTTGCGCGCTTTCCCGGCATCGTGCCGGAAGTGCCGCGTGCCTTCGAATGGCTGGTGACCGGACGTCAGCAACTGCTGCGTATCGGCTGGGCCATCGTGCGGCCGAAGGGGGCGTGAGCCGCTCGCGAACTTTCTCCGTCGTCATTGCGAGCGCAGCGAAGCAATCCAGAGTCTTTCCGCGGTGACAGTCTGGATTGCTTCGCTACGCTCGCAATGACGGGGAGGGAGCGTGCTGCCCCTCACGCGCCTGCCAGCACCTTCGCGATCGCGCGCAGGTCCTGCCAGGCCAGCCGCTTGTAGGATGGCGAGCGCAAGAGATAGGCTGGGTGAAACGTCGGCAGCGCGCGGATCGTGCGTTGGCCCGTCTCGTAGTCGAACCAGCGCCCGCGCGTGCGCATGATGCCTTCGCGAGTCGATAACAGCGTCTGCGTCGAGGGATTGCCGAGCGTCACCAGCACGTCGGGATTCACCAGCTCGATATGGCGCTGGATGAAGGGGAGACAGATTTGCGTCTCCTGCGGCGTCGGCGTGCGGTTGCCGGGCGGTCGCCAGGGAATGACGTTGGTGATGTAGGCCGTGGTGCGGTTGAGGCCTATGGCCCCCATCATCAGATCGAGCAGCTTGCCGCTGCGCCCGACGAAGGGGAGACCCTCGATGTCCTCGTCGCGGCCCGGCGCCTCGCCGACGAACATGATGCGCGCCTGTGGATTGCCGTCAGCGAACACCAGCCGCGTCGCGGTGTGCTTGAGCGCGCAGCCCTCGAAGTTTTGCATGAGATCGCGTAGCGCCTCTAGCGTCGGCGCTGTGCGTGCGGCCTCGCGCGCCGAGGCGATCGCGACGTCGGGCGCCGGTGCGGCCTCGCCGCGCATCGCGGCAGGCGCGGCGACCGGACGTGGCGCCTCGACCGGAGGGGCCGCGCGCGAAGCCGGCGGGGCGTCTAATTCCGCCAGGCGGTCGATCGGGTCCTCCGCCAGCGCGCAATCGACACCGGCCTCCAGATAGAAGGCGAGAAGTTCTCGGACGGTGGGTGCGGGCTCGGGGATCATTTGGAAAGTCAGACTATTAGTTCATCTTAGGGCGCCTTGCATCCCAGCGGAACGCATTTCCGTGGTTGTCCTACCCGGAAAAATCGGAAACAAGGGGGCGCAAACGATAAGGAACCGTCTCAAGGGCTGAGATCAGATGAGCACCGAAGAACTTCCTCCGCGTGAATCCATGGAATTCGACGTCGTCATCGTCGGTGCCGGCCCCTCGGGCCTGGCCGCCGCGATCCGGCTCAAGCAGATCAATGCCGATCTCAACGTGGTCGTGGTGGAGAAGGGCTCCGAGGTCGGTGCGCATATTCTCTCCGGCGCCGTGATTGACCCGACCGGGCTGGACAAGCTGATCCCGGACTGGCGCGAGGATTCGGATTGCCCGCTGAAGACTGAGGTCAAGGACGACCGCTTCTACTGGATGACGACGGGCGGTGCGATCAAGCTGCCGAACTTCATGATGCCGCCGCTGATGGACAACCATCACTGCTATATCGGTTCGCTCGGTAATGTCTGCCGCTGGCTGGCGCGCAAGGCCGAAGCGCTTGGCGTTGAGATCTATCCGGGATTTGCCGCAGCCGAAGTGCTCTATGACGAGCAGGGCGCGGTGAGGGGCATCGCCACCGGCGACATGGGCATCGGCCGTGACGGCAAGCCGAAGGACTCGTTCACCCGCGGCATGGAATTGCTCGGCAAGTACACGCTGTTTGCCGAAGGTGCGCGCGGCAGCCTGACCAAGCAGCTCATCAACAAATTCGCACTGGATGCGAAGAGCGAGCCGCCGAAGTTCGGCATTGGCCTGAAGGAAGTCTGGCAAATCGATCCCGCCAAGCACCAGAAGGGCATGATCCAGCATTCGTTCGGCTGGCCGCTCGATCTGAAAACCGGCGGTGGCTCGTTCCTCTATCATTATGACGACAATCTCGTCGCCGTCGGGTTCGTCGTGCATCTGAACTACGAGGATCCATATCTGTCGCCGTTCGACGAATTCCAGCGCTTCAAGACCCATCCCTCGATCCGCGGCACCTTTGAAGGTGCCAAGCGCCTCGCTTATGGCGCGCGTGCGATCACGGAAGGTGGGTACCAGTCGGTCCCGAAGCTGACTTTCCCCGGCGGCGCGCTGGTCGGCTGCGCGGCCGGCTTCGTCAACGTTCCTCGCATCAAGGGCGTACATAACGCGATGGGCACCGGCATGCTTGCTGCCGAGCATGTCGCGGCCGCGCTCGCGGCCGGTCGCGCCAATGACGAGATCGTCGATTATGAGAACGCCTGGCGCTCCTCGTCGGTCGGCAAGGACCTGTTCCTGGTCCGCAACGTCAAGCCGCTGTGGTCGAAATTCGGCACTGTGCTCGGCGTCGCACTCGGCGGCTTCGACATGTGGTGCAACACGCTGTTCGGCACTTCGCTGTTCGGGACGCAGTCGCATGCCAAGCCCGATCGGGCCACGCTCGATCCGGCCAAGCAGCATGCGCCGAAGAACTATCCGAAGCCGGACGGCAAGATCACCTTCGACAAGCTGTCGTCCGTGTTCCTCTCCAATACCAATCACGAGGAGGATCAGCCGGTCCATCTCAAGGTGGCCGACATGAACCTGCAGAAGACGTCCGAGCATGACGTCTTCGCCGGTCCGTCGAACCGCTATTGCCCGGCCGGCGTCTACGAGTGGGTGGAGGAGGGCGCGAGCCCGCGCTATCAGATCAACGCCCAGAACTGCGTCCACTGCAAAACCTGCGACGTGAAGGACCCCAACGGCAACATCACCTGGGTTCCTCCGGAGGGCGGCGGCGGCCCGAATTACGAGGCGATGTAAGGACGGCGGGTCACAAAACGTGCCCCGGCGCACGTTCGCGTGAGAACGGGAGCATCCCGGGTGCCCGCGGTCACGATAAGGCCACAGTAGCGGCGTCTTGGGGCGCCCTTGACGGTCACTTGGCCGATTTGGGGCGTGCGGAGGGGAACGCCCGGTCCGAATCCTTGCGGTGAAGCGCCAAAAGCGGCATTGTCCGGACCCGACGGTTCCGGGTCCCTGTCGCCGGCCGCGTTCGCTTGCGAGACGGCCTTTTGCTTCAAACCCAGGCACTACCAACTCAAGGCGAGCCCTGATGTTTTCAAATCGTTTCAACCGCTGGACTGCTGCTGCCATCGCCCTTGCCGGCTCTGCAATCGTGGCGGTCCCCGGGGTCATGGCGCAGACGCCGGATCATCCGGCCGATACGGCGGCGCAGTTTCCGACCCGAAACGACCTGAAGTCGCTCACCGGCGCCGGCAGCTATCTCGCCGCGCGTCACGCCAGCGTCGAGCGCGACGCGACCTCCGCTGCCGCCTTCTACCGTTCTGCGCTGCGAACCGATCCCAAGAACAACGAATTGCTCGACCGCGCCTTCATCTCCTCGGTTGACGATGGCGACATCGATGAAGCGGTCAAGCTCGCCGAGCGCATCCTGACCATCGACAAGACCAATCGCGTCGCGCGCCTCGTGGTCGGCGTGCATGATTTGAAGCTGAAGAAATATTCGAGCGCGCAGAGCAACATCAACCAATCGATACGCGGACCGATCACCGATCTCGTCGCAACGCTGTTGTCCGGCTGGGCCGCCTATGGCGCGGGCGATGCCAAGGGCGCGGTTGCGACCATCGACAAGCTGGCGGGCCCGGAATGGTATCCGCTGTTCAAGGACCTGCACGCCGGGTTGATCCTCGAGAACGCCGGCAAGGAGAAGGACGCGGGCGCCCGCTTCGAGCGCGCCTATAAGCTCGACGATTCCATGCTGCGCGTCAGCGAGGCCTATGCGCGCTGGCTGTCGCGGAACAAGGATGCGGCCTCGGCGACCGCGATCTATGAAGCCTTCGACAAGAAGCTCGCCCGTCATCCGCTCATCGTGGAAGGTTTGCGGGAGACTAAGGCAGGCAAGAAGCTGCCGTCGCTGGTCGATTCCGCGCAGGCCGGTGCGGCCGAGGCGCTCTATGGCATCGGCGCCACGCTGACCCGCCGCGGCGGCGAGGACCTCGCGCTGGTCTATCTCCAGCTCGCGCTCTATCTCCAGCCCAGTCATCCGCTGGCCCTGCTCTCGCTCGCCGACCTCTATGAATCGGTGAAGCGGCCGCAGATGGCGATCAAGATCTATGAACGCGTGCCGTCGTCTTCGCCCTTAAAGCGCAACGCGCAGATCCAGCTCGCCATCGATCTGGATTCCGCCGACCGCACCGACGAAGCGATCAAGATTCTCAAGAGTGTGACCGCCGAGGACTCCAAGGATCTCGAAGCCATCATGGCGCTCGGCAATCTCGAGCGCGGCCGCAAGAAGTTCGCCGATTGCGGTGCGACCTATTCGAAAGGCATCGACGCGCTGCCGGCCGGCAACGACAAGGCCAACAGCGTTTGGTACTACTACCGCGGCATCTGCGAGGAGCGCTCCAAGGAGTGGGGCAAGGCCGAAGCCGACATGAAGAAGGCGCTCGAGCTCCAGCCCGACCAGCCCCACGTGCTCAACTATCTCGGCTATTCGTGGATCGATCAGGGCGTGAATCTCGACGAAGGCATGAAGATGATCAAGCGTGCCGTCGAGCAGCGTCCCGACGACGGCTACATCGTCGATTCCCTCGGCTGGGCTTATTACCGCATCGGCAATTACGAAGAGGCGGTGAAGAACCTCGAGCGCGCGATCGACCTCAAGCCCGAGGATCCCACCATCAACGACCATCTCGGCGACGCCTATTGGCGCGTCGGCCGCACGCTGGAAGCCAAATTCCAGTGGGCGCATGCCCGCGATCTCAAGCCCGAGCCCGACGAACTGCCGAAGATCGAGGCCAAGATCGCCAACGGTCTGACCGACGACAATTCGAACTCTTCGGCCGCGCAGGCCGATAAGAAGAAAGACGACGACAAGGGCGGTTGATCCAAGTAACTGGGGGCGTATCGCCGATGCCGGCGTTGGTTGAAGAAGGACGCGCGAAGGTCAATCTGAGCCTTCGCGTGGTCGGTCGTCGTGCTGACGGCTATCATGAACTTGAAAGCGTGGTCGCGTTTTCCGATTGTGCCGACCGGCTCACCCTGGAGCCGGGACCCGAGCTGAAGCTGTCGACCACCGGGCCGCTGGCCGCAGCTTGCGGCGAGACATCAGACAATCTCGTGTTCAAGGCCGCAAAGCTGTTGGCTGACACCGTGCCGAACTTAAAGCTCGGGGCCTTCGCGCTCGACAAGGTCCTGCCGGTCGCAGCCGGTATCGGCGGCGGTTCGGCCGATGCAGCTGCGGCGCTGCGCCTGCTCGCGCGCCTCAACAATCTCTCGCTTGATGACCCCAGGCTCCAGGAGGTCGCGCTTGCGACCGGCGCGGACGTGCCGGTGTGCCTGCTCTCGCGCGCCTGCGACATGACGGGGGTCGGCGAGCAGTTGCTGCCGCTCGCGCTACCGAGCATGCCCTGCGTGATGGTCAACCCCCGCGTGCCGGTCGCAACCAAGGACGTGTTCCAGGCGTTGGGCCTTCGCAACGGCGAGCTGCTGATCGGCGCCACGTCCGTCCTCAACGCCCCCGCTTGGCCGGAGGAGGGCGCCTCGATCGCCGATTGGATCGGTGTTCTCGAGACCGTCGCCAACGATCTCGAAGCACCTGCGATGCGCATCGAACCGGTGATCGGGGACGTGCTGGAGGCCCTGCGCGCCTCCGCCGGCGTGAAGCTCGCGCGCATGTCCGGCTCGGGTGCGACCTGTTTTGCGATCTATGGCGAGGCAGCCGACGCGCATGCCGCCGCCGAAAAGATCCGCGGCAATCACTCCGGCTGGTGGGTGCATGCCGGGACGTTGAGTTAATCCGCCCTACGATAGCTCTGCTAGCCCCAGAAACTTTCGGATCTCGCCCAGCACCTCTTCCGGCTTATCGTGCTGCAGCCAGTGCCCGGCGCCGGCGATGGTCTCGATACGTGCCTGCTGGAAATAGCGCTCCAGGCCTGCGGCCCTCGCGCCGGCCAGAAAGCTTTCGCCGGCGTTCAGCAGCAGCGTTGGGCAGGCGATGCGCGACCATAGTGCGACGTGGTCGTCCGGCCAGAGCCGGTGCGGCGCGGAGGCGCGCTGGTAGGGATCGAACTTCCAGCTATAGGTGCCATCCTCGTTCTGCCGCGCGCCGTGCGTTGCAAGGTGCAGCGCGAGTTCGCGGGCGAGGCGCTTGTTGTGCAGCACCATCTGCGCGGCGGCGTCCTCAAGGGTCGCGTAGCGGCGCGGCGTGCGGTCGTGCAGTCTGTCGAGCTGGCCGACCCATTTGCTGATCCGCTCATGCGTCGGCGGTTTTGGTGAATCCGGCAACATCGTCACACCGTCGAGCACGATGAGCTTGGAAACCAGCTCGGGGAACGATCCTGAAAAGATCAGGCTCACCATGCCGCCCATCGAATGGCCGATGAGAGAGACTTGAGGTGCTGCGATGGTACGGACGAGCTGGGCGAGATCGTAGACATACTCCGTCAGCGCGTAGCTGCCGCCCCTGGTCCAGTCGGAATCGCCATGGCCGCGCAGGTCGGGCGCGATCACATGGAAGTGCGGCTGCAGCGAGCGGGCGATCGCGTCCCAGCTCCGGCAATGATCGCGGCCGCCGTGGATCAGGATGAGCGGCGGTGCACTCTCGTTGCTCCAATCGGCATAATGCAGCCGCAGGCCGTGGGACTGGTAATAGCGACTTTGTGGAGCGAGCATGGGCTACCCGTTCGCCGGCCGCCGCGCCAGCGCGAGCGACAGGCCGAGGCCGGC
Encoded proteins:
- a CDS encoding phosphoketolase family protein, whose protein sequence is MTNQQQSRTASTDLDLLDRYWRAANYLSVGQIYLLDNPLLREPLQPKHIKPRLLGHWGTTPGLNFIYAHLNRVIRALDLDVIYVCGPGHGGPGMVANTYLEGSYSEIYPDIARDADGLRKLFRQFSFPGGIPSHAAPETPGSIHEGGELGYALVHAYGAAFDNPDLTVACVVGDGEAETGPLAASWQSNKFLNPAHDGAVLPILHLNGYKIANPTVLGRMPDSEIRDLFRGFGHEPLFVEGDHPKLMHRAMADALDVALASIRSIQQHARDGRKTIERPRWPMIVLRSPKGWTGPKEVDGKKVEGFWRAHQVPIANCRENPAHLKILEDWMRSYEPEKLFDKSGALIPELQALAPEGNRRMGANPHANGGLLKKELKLPDFRSFAVEVPQPGAVTGEATRELGKFLRDVIRLNAQQRNFRIMGPDETASNRLDAVFEATERVWMEPTESFDVHLAQDGRVMEVLSEHLCQGWLEGYLLTGRYGLFSCYEAFIHIVDSMFNQHAKWLKVTRHLPWRRPIASLNYLLTSHVWRQDHNGFSHQDPGFVDLVANKKADIVRIYLPPDANTLLWIADHCLRTYSRINVIVAGKQPAPQWLSMQEAATHCDAGIGIWTWAGTEGTTGEPDVVMACAGDVPTLETLAAVDLLRKTLPDLKIRVVNVVDLMTLQPNDQHPHGLSDRDFDSLFTSDKPVIFAYHGYPHLIHRLTYNRTNHIGMHVRGFAEEGTTTTPFDMVVLNGLDRYHLAIEAIERVPDLATKAAQVKQQFRDKLIEHSRYVREHGEDMPEIQKWVWQNSAGGNTPAEAGD
- a CDS encoding PA0069 family radical SAM protein translates to MSPASSSALKHPPVTAPSEPAGAPSDFPELGVAIDRARRHGRGAQSNASGRFEAEARVAFDDGWQSLEDLPPFKTNVSVDTSRKVITRNDSPDIGFDRSINPYRGCEHGCVYCFARPTHAYLGLSPGLDFESKLFVKPEAPALLEKELAAAGYEPRMIAIGTNTDPYQPIERERKIMRGILEVLERTGHPVGIVTKSALVVRDVDILARMAKRNLAKVAISVTSLDPKLARTMEPRASTPPKRLEALKQLSEAGIPTTVMVAPVIPALNDAEIERILDAAAHAGVREASYVLLRLPLEVRDLFREWLMANYPDRYRHVFTLIRDMRGGRDYDAKWGERMKGTGPMAWTIGRRFEIACDRLGLNKRRSKLTTDHFARPKKNGDQLSLF
- a CDS encoding ribonuclease HII — protein: MIRDKSASKPAKDAPQEAVAKKALPAKPPSFRRERALIKRGVWPVAGCDEAGRGPLAGPVVAAAVILDPDRIPRGIDDSKRLTAEERERLFDRICATAQVSVVVASRARIDRDNILRASLWALKRAVVALPEPPKHVFVDGRDRLDTACDCEAVIGGDGIVLSIAAASIVAKVTRDRLMCALAQDCPGYGFEQHKGYSVPEHLDALDRLGPTVHHRSFFAPVAAARAKHMPWTVEPARDLFAVTEVELQLEATVDIDASTGL
- a CDS encoding glycosyltransferase family 39 protein; translated protein: MRFTSLVIELIRARPRLIVWIAVLAQAAMWLLVALLFYSSPPGSLATLLAFGREYQVGTDLGPPLSLWLADIAYRAAGGHMFGVYVLAELCEVATFIALYHLARAVVGSQQAVLAVLLTMTGLAFSSSALDFGPLILARPLWALLLLHSWQIIGQRRGNAWFAWSIEAGLLLLTTPAAIFLLALLVIFAISTAGGRRTLRALDPLFALVVVAVLALPYAVWLMRAESLVLPALPQIADLGARAIHAVWLLGGLVLGAVAIPVLSFLNTPLFAGKSEEAPIIYRPPVEPLARNFVYFFALAPALGAVLISGLFGLDVVVGGAGVVLVMSGLAMVVIAGDLIAMRRARMLRTVWIAAIVAPAAGVVLAVLFLPWSGSGEIATSMPARAISDFFDESFARRTNHRLRAVAGETQLASLITLHSGRPHLFIDADPARTPWMSQAKFSESGGVVVWRASDTAGTPPPEILARFPGIVPEVPRAFEWLVTGRQQLLRIGWAIVRPKGA
- a CDS encoding uracil-DNA glycosylase, with amino-acid sequence MIPEPAPTVRELLAFYLEAGVDCALAEDPIDRLAELDAPPASRAAPPVEAPRPVAAPAAMRGEAAPAPDVAIASAREAARTAPTLEALRDLMQNFEGCALKHTATRLVFADGNPQARIMFVGEAPGRDEDIEGLPFVGRSGKLLDLMMGAIGLNRTTAYITNVIPWRPPGNRTPTPQETQICLPFIQRHIELVNPDVLVTLGNPSTQTLLSTREGIMRTRGRWFDYETGQRTIRALPTFHPAYLLRSPSYKRLAWQDLRAIAKVLAGA